CGTCGAGCGCGCGCGACAGCACGGCGGGTTCCGGCACCAGCACATCGAGCAGCAGGGTGCGTTCGGTTGCATGAGCGTGTATGGCGGCGTGGCCGCCTTCAAGCAGCAGCAGGCCATCAACACCGCGAATTCCGTCGGATTGGAGCGTTGGCGGGAAAATGGCGTGCAGTCCAGCCGCGCCGGCCGCCGCGATGAGCAGCCCGCCCAATAGCGCGCGATCATGCAAATGGACCGGCGGAATCCCGGTCAATTCGGCAATCAGATGTACTACCGCCACAGTCCCAGACGCCCCATGCACGCAGGATAACCCGATCAGGCAAAACCGGCAGGTGTCCGGCCGCGAGTGGCACCGCCGACCCATTCCGGCGTAATATGCGGTATGACCCGATCGCCGCTGTTCACGCTACCCAATATCGTTTCCAGCTCGCGCGTGGTGCTGGCGGTGGGTTTCGTGGCGTCCGATGCGGTCCCCACGCGACTGGCCCTCATTGGCATCGCGTCGCTGACGGATTTTCTGGACGGCTGGCTGGCTCGACGCACCAAGGGCACTTCGCGCTTCGGCGCCCTGCTCGATCCCATTGCGGATCGGTTCTTCGTGCTGGGCGTGGTGATCAGCTATCTGATGGGCGGCCAGTTGAGCGCATGGCAGGCGGTGGCGATCATGTTCCGCGATGTCATGTCGGTGATCGGGTTCTTCGTGGCCCGCAACGTCAGCTGGTTGCGCGCCATTCCCTTCAAGGCGCGGCTTATCGGCAAGACGGTCACCGTGGTGCAGCTGGTGACGTTCCTGGCGGTGCTGCTGGCCCCGTCGCTGGTAACGTCGCTGGTTGTTCTCGTGGCCGTGCTGGGCTTTGCCGCCACCGTGGACTACACCTGGATGCTGTGGCGTGAGCGCGTGCGAGAACCCGCGACCACGGCCACTTCGCAGGGTTCGTAGCGCAGGGTCGTGATGTGACGAACGCCTCGCAGTGACGGGAGGCGTTCGTGAGCATCAGGACGTCGCGACAGGCGACAACACCGCGCGATCAGACCGCTGCGGCTTCCTGCACCTTTGCCTTGGGCGGCTGAGCAAACCGCTCGCCCAGCGTGCGCAATTCGGTGACTTCCGTGGGCTTGAGCTCGGGATAGCGCCCGGCCAGGTACTGCAGGGTGGCATCGAACCACTCCTTTTGATCGTCGGCGTGACAGCCGATGACACCGCACTGCATGATCTGCTGGAACAGCTCGTCACGGGCTTCCTGATAGGGAGAATTCACCGTGACATCACGACGCGGACGAAGCTTTGGTTTAACCATTTCCTCTGGGTAGTACGACGAAAAACGAGGCTGACCGGAGCGTCCGGTACAGCATGAACAATATAACTGATCCCGAAAGGGGGTGTCTCTGAAGGAGACGCATCGACTAGGCGTTTCGTTGACTGTCCAGCCAGGCCAGCAGCAGCTCCTGAACCTCCCCCGGAGCGTCTTGCGGGATGAGCCAGCCGACTTCGCCCAATCGATGGAGCACCACTTTCGCCGCGGGGAGCAACGTCGGCCAGGACAGCGAAGGCCTGGGAGTGCCCGCACCGCCATCTACGACGCATACCGCGCAGGCGACCCGCGCGATCTGCGCTCTGGCGTCTTCGGACAATTCGACCGCTGCCGCCCGTTGCAGCAGGTTGTTGAGCCCCCTGTTACCGACAAACGGGGCCAGATAGCGAGCCACGAGCAAATCGGACATGCGCGGGGGCGACGAAACGCCCCCGCGGAGCAGCGGGGCCAGCGCCGGCAGGGCTCCAAACAGCGTACTGGCGCTGAGCACCGCCCGGGCCGACGAAAGCTGCAGCGACCGGATTTCGGCACCCGGCAGGTCGTCGGGATCGGGTGGGGACAGCAGGAACAGACTGTCCACCCGCGACCGGGGACTGGCCGCCAGGAGCAGGGCCACCAGCGCCCCAATGTCCTGTCCCACAATGGTGACCGCCGGCAGTCTGAGGGCGGCCAGGGCCCGGGCCACGTACTCGGCTTGTGCGGCCAGCGTGTAATTCACCTCGTCGGGGCAATCCGACTCGCCATGGCCCAGCAGGTCGATGGCAATGGCGGTGTATCCGGCATTGGCGAGCACGGGGGCCAACTGCCGCCACAGAAACGTGCAGGTCGCGAAGCCGTGCAGCAGCACGACCGGGGAGCCGCCGCGGCCAACGCGCTCCACGTGCAGGGCGCCCGAACCGATGGGGATGCGCAGGTGTTCTACATACATGACGTGAACAATCTGGCGACCGGGCGCGTGGTTTGGACGTAGCCAGCACGATCAATCCCCCATAGCTTCACGTCGCGACGACGAATGGTCGTCACCTCCCGGCTGGTCGCCGGACGCAGAACAGGAGATCGAGTGGTCAAGACAACCCCAACCAAGTCCCGCGCGCCTTTTTACGGTGTGCTGCTGCTGTTCGGCGTCGCTGGCGCCGTTGGCATCTGGTATTCCATCAAGGCCAACACGCAAAAGCCAATCACGCTGGATGCGACGGCCATGGCCACGCTGCCCAAGGCTGAGGGGTATCTGCGTGGCGATCCCAATGCGCCGGTGACGATCATGGAGTTTGCGGACTTCGAGTGCCCCGGATGCGGGCAGTTTGCCGCGCTGGAAGAGCCGGAGATTCGCGCCCGCATAATTGATGCGGGGCTGGCGAATTTCCGCTACTTCGACTTTCCGCTGCCCATTCACACCAACACGCTGGCCGCATCGCTGGCCGCATCGTGCGCCGCTGACCAGAACAAGTTCTGGGAGATGCACGATGCCATCTTTGCCGGACAGGATCAGTGGAACGGTCAGGCCACGGGAAATCCGCGCAAGGTGCTGGACGGCTACGCCGAGACGTTGGGCATGGACATGAAGGCGTATGGCGAGTGTTACAGCTCGCAGCGCAATCTGCCGCGTATTCAGGCCAACAAGGCGGCCGGTGACGCGCGCGGCGTGAACTCAACGCCGACGATTGTCATTGGCGACCGCGTCTATCCAGGTGGCGTGCGATTTGACGGTCTCAAAAAGATTGTCGACTCGATCATTGCCGCGCAGCCCAAGAAGGCCGCGACCACCGATACCGCCAAGAAGTAACGCGTCAGGCGCGCCGCCGCTTGGCAGCGTCATCAAGGCGGAGTTTCGGCAAAGGCATCGCATTCGCGGTGCCTTCGTCGTTGTCGGCCGGTGCGGCGGTGAGAATGAGCGAGTCGCCCAACGCCACCAGCGTACGCGTGGCAATCACGGCGGCCAGGGGATCGGGCACACCCAGCTCGCGCACGTAGATGTCGATGGCCCGCTCGTAGCCGGCTTCCGGTGTCAACGCCTCCACGAACAACAGCGCGTTCTCGACGTGCGTGCGTACCAGCGCCTCTTCCGCGCGCGCCTCGGCAATGCGCAGCCGCTGCTCGGCGTCCGCCGAGAGCTTGCGAGGGAACAGGGTTTCCGGGAACAGCTTGCCGAAGAGTGACATGACAGAAATGTAGACGAGAGGGACGTCCGGCAAGTTTCATCGCTGCTGGTTTCACCGCGTGTGACGAGGGTCACGTTGTGAGTACTTAGTACTTAGTACTTAGTACCTAGTACCTAGTACCTGGTACTGAGTACTTGGTACTTGGTACTTGGTACTTGGTGGTACTGA
The Gemmatimonadaceae bacterium genome window above contains:
- a CDS encoding S-adenosylmethionine decarboxylase; translation: MAVVHLIAELTGIPPVHLHDRALLGGLLIAAAGAAGLHAIFPPTLQSDGIRGVDGLLLLEGGHAAIHAHATERTLLLDVLVPEPAVLSRALDVFTRRLLPKTVSAEQLIRLATRR
- a CDS encoding CDP-alcohol phosphatidyltransferase family protein, translating into MTRSPLFTLPNIVSSSRVVLAVGFVASDAVPTRLALIGIASLTDFLDGWLARRTKGTSRFGALLDPIADRFFVLGVVISYLMGGQLSAWQAVAIMFRDVMSVIGFFVARNVSWLRAIPFKARLIGKTVTVVQLVTFLAVLLAPSLVTSLVVLVAVLGFAATVDYTWMLWRERVREPATTATSQGS
- a CDS encoding alpha/beta fold hydrolase: MYVEHLRIPIGSGALHVERVGRGGSPVVLLHGFATCTFLWRQLAPVLANAGYTAIAIDLLGHGESDCPDEVNYTLAAQAEYVARALAALRLPAVTIVGQDIGALVALLLAASPRSRVDSLFLLSPPDPDDLPGAEIRSLQLSSARAVLSASTLFGALPALAPLLRGGVSSPPRMSDLLVARYLAPFVGNRGLNNLLQRAAAVELSEDARAQIARVACAVCVVDGGAGTPRPSLSWPTLLPAAKVVLHRLGEVGWLIPQDAPGEVQELLLAWLDSQRNA
- a CDS encoding thioredoxin domain-containing protein, with amino-acid sequence MVKTTPTKSRAPFYGVLLLFGVAGAVGIWYSIKANTQKPITLDATAMATLPKAEGYLRGDPNAPVTIMEFADFECPGCGQFAALEEPEIRARIIDAGLANFRYFDFPLPIHTNTLAASLAASCAADQNKFWEMHDAIFAGQDQWNGQATGNPRKVLDGYAETLGMDMKAYGECYSSQRNLPRIQANKAAGDARGVNSTPTIVIGDRVYPGGVRFDGLKKIVDSIIAAQPKKAATTDTAKK